From the genome of Methanophagales archaeon, one region includes:
- a CDS encoding histidinol phosphate phosphatase domain-containing protein: MFDLHTHSIFSDGELIPSELVRRAVFNGYEAIAITDHVDFTNMEYVLHGLKKLELQNNCDIEVIIGVEITHVPAVKIENAVKRARDLGAELVVVHGETLVEPVEGGTNRVAVSNPSVDILAHPGLISETDVELAKENDVYLEITSRQGHCLANGHVARVCSDLNAKMLLNSDLHAPEDFLNEEFAQKILAGAGLNQESATSVLRVYPRELVNRVLEGYR; this comes from the coding sequence ATGTTCGATCTTCACACCCATTCTATCTTCAGTGACGGTGAGCTAATACCGAGCGAACTGGTAAGAAGAGCGGTGTTTAATGGTTATGAAGCGATTGCAATCACAGACCACGTGGATTTTACGAATATGGAGTATGTACTCCATGGATTAAAGAAGCTGGAATTGCAGAATAACTGCGATATAGAAGTGATAATAGGTGTTGAGATAACCCATGTACCAGCGGTTAAGATAGAGAATGCGGTAAAGAGGGCGCGGGATCTTGGTGCGGAACTGGTGGTTGTGCATGGAGAAACCCTGGTGGAGCCAGTAGAGGGCGGTACGAACAGAGTGGCAGTGAGTAACCCTTCGGTGGACATACTTGCACATCCGGGTCTTATAAGTGAGACTGATGTGGAACTTGCGAAGGAGAACGATGTCTATCTTGAGATCACATCAAGGCAGGGACATTGCCTGGCTAACGGGCACGTAGCACGCGTATGTAGTGATTTAAATGCGAAGATGTTGCTCAACTCCGATTTGCATGCCCCTGAGGATTTCCTCAATGAAGAATTCGCACAGAAGATACTCGCAGGTGCGGGATTGAATCAAGAGTCTGCGACGAGCGTGTTGCGGGTATACCCACGTGAATTGGTGAACAGGGTGCTTGAAGGTTATAGATGA
- a CDS encoding CPBP family intramembrane metalloprotease: MVKSNLYAICAVYLILITSAELLTNYNQKLGIVFHVGIIFLLLIYASLEYSRVFSQFLISLTLAPLIRVLSLSMPIVQFSRMFWFILISIPVFIAVFTCIWLQGLHPASLGLRIPTSHLSLEAGVILLGLPFGLIEYLILKPSPLALHLRIPDIIVASLIFIICTGFLEEIVFRGLIQFNTMRVMGRWHGILFISTLFGVLHAGNLTPFDCLLAFSAGFVFSFVREKTGSLYGISLSHGLINIILFMVAPFYF; this comes from the coding sequence ATGGTCAAGAGTAACCTGTATGCTATATGTGCAGTTTATCTTATTCTAATCACCTCGGCGGAGTTATTAACAAATTACAATCAAAAACTGGGCATTGTCTTTCATGTCGGCATCATCTTCCTCCTGCTTATATATGCATCCCTGGAATACAGCAGAGTCTTCTCTCAATTCCTCATATCCCTCACTCTTGCACCCCTTATCCGGGTACTCAGCTTATCTATGCCGATTGTACAATTCAGCCGTATGTTCTGGTTTATCCTTATCTCCATACCCGTGTTCATCGCGGTATTCACATGTATATGGTTGCAGGGGCTCCATCCCGCGAGCCTGGGGCTTCGTATACCCACTTCCCATCTATCGCTTGAAGCTGGCGTCATACTCCTTGGTCTACCATTTGGATTAATAGAATATCTGATTTTGAAGCCCAGTCCACTTGCACTGCACTTGCGAATCCCTGATATCATTGTGGCATCATTGATATTCATCATCTGCACGGGTTTCTTAGAGGAGATAGTATTCAGGGGATTGATTCAGTTCAATACAATGCGGGTGATGGGCAGATGGCATGGGATTCTCTTCATCTCGACCCTCTTTGGCGTCCTGCACGCGGGGAATCTCACCCCGTTTGACTGCTTGCTCGCATTCTCTGCTGGCTTCGTATTCTCATTCGTGCGGGAGAAGACAGGTTCTTTATATGGTATAAGCCTCTCACATGGGCTCATCAATATCATATTATTCATGGTGGCACCTTTCTATTTCTGA
- a CDS encoding exosortase-associated EpsI family protein, protein MRRFSEEYCRVIGVLLLTFVIIILFSTPSMILAKSVTTIGAELSHGASGETFVRAKLDFGSNEHMRAFPRKIGNWRDREYSAATRLAKVLHADVLLMRAYSNPKYYQPVFFLIVQSNNRSSFHSPIVCYPALGYKIEETGRVEIPVRNRSWVEEPLFTKPMNKTRIVSSRMITAKKLIVTKESPRGDVTERRVVLYFYVKEKPLSNKITMVRVSALAPIQGSYNGTLNMTREFMGETIPCMFELQKEESPIFFTLFYSCSGKVAIVLILLLPILVIFYPSIHNGLLKSKLRNRKVPP, encoded by the coding sequence ATGAGGAGATTCAGCGAAGAATACTGCAGGGTTATAGGTGTACTACTGCTCACTTTTGTAATTATAATACTCTTCTCAACGCCATCTATGATCCTTGCTAAATCGGTCACCACGATAGGTGCAGAGCTCTCGCATGGTGCATCAGGTGAAACATTTGTGAGAGCGAAGCTGGATTTCGGCAGCAACGAGCATATGCGTGCATTCCCGCGTAAGATAGGCAACTGGCGGGACAGGGAGTACAGTGCGGCAACGAGACTTGCTAAGGTACTGCATGCCGATGTGTTGCTCATGCGTGCGTATTCGAATCCAAAATATTATCAGCCTGTATTCTTCCTCATTGTGCAGTCAAATAATCGCTCAAGTTTCCATTCTCCGATTGTATGCTATCCTGCACTGGGTTATAAGATAGAGGAAACGGGCAGGGTGGAGATACCGGTACGTAACAGGAGCTGGGTGGAAGAGCCGCTCTTTACAAAGCCCATGAATAAAACTCGTATAGTATCCAGCAGGATGATAACAGCAAAGAAACTCATCGTCACGAAGGAATCGCCACGCGGTGACGTAACGGAACGAAGGGTAGTGCTATATTTCTATGTGAAGGAGAAGCCGTTATCAAATAAGATCACAATGGTGCGGGTATCAGCATTGGCACCGATTCAAGGCTCATACAATGGCACTCTGAACATGACCAGGGAGTTTATGGGCGAGACTATACCCTGCATGTTTGAGCTCCAGAAGGAGGAATCGCCTATCTTTTTCACTCTCTTCTATTCTTGCTCCGGTAAAGTGGCTATTGTACTCATTCTACTACTGCCTATCCTGGTTATTTTCTATCCCAGCATACATAACGGTCTATTGAAATCGAAGCTCAGAAATAGAAAGGTGCCACCATGA
- a CDS encoding exosortase/archaeosortase family protein — MNYKLLLLLLAIGIGIGILYLNVMTWLVNNWLNNPFYSHGFLIPVIAAVIAWKNLSSSGVIEGQPYKPGFGILSLGLALLVLGYFKDIPSLGALSFLFTISGLILYLYGRAVMRSLIFPVAFLIFAIPPPGVLLDKIALQMQTIAVTYSTLIITQLGVPVERIGAEIHLRNSTLIVGLPCSGMNSVIALLALSVLFVYLLRCKWYKKVTLIFAAILFAIFANILRIVFLILIANSYDEATATGFFHTLFSPLLFIIAFLFLILFSIVIGCRIRG; from the coding sequence ATGAACTACAAGCTTCTACTTCTTCTCTTAGCTATCGGTATCGGCATCGGTATTTTATATCTCAACGTCATGACCTGGCTGGTAAATAACTGGCTGAACAATCCTTTTTACTCTCATGGGTTCTTAATACCCGTTATTGCTGCGGTCATCGCGTGGAAGAATCTCAGCAGCTCAGGGGTGATAGAAGGGCAGCCTTATAAACCCGGATTTGGCATACTCTCACTTGGGCTCGCTCTCCTCGTTCTCGGATACTTCAAAGATATACCCTCTTTAGGCGCTCTATCATTCTTATTCACTATAAGCGGGCTAATCCTGTATCTGTACGGCAGAGCGGTTATGCGTTCCCTTATCTTCCCTGTCGCGTTTCTCATCTTCGCTATCCCTCCTCCTGGCGTATTGCTTGATAAGATCGCTTTGCAGATGCAGACCATCGCAGTTACGTATTCGACGTTGATAATCACGCAGCTTGGCGTCCCGGTTGAGCGAATTGGAGCAGAGATACACCTGAGAAATAGCACCCTGATCGTGGGTCTGCCTTGCAGTGGTATGAATTCGGTGATTGCTCTGCTGGCATTATCTGTACTCTTCGTCTATCTACTCAGATGCAAGTGGTATAAAAAGGTCACGCTCATCTTCGCTGCTATCCTCTTTGCCATCTTTGCAAACATCCTCAGAATCGTATTTCTAATCTTGATTGCGAACAGTTATGATGAAGCAACCGCAACCGGTTTCTTCCACACGCTCTTCAGCCCTCTTCTCTTCATCATCGCTTTTTTATTCTTAATCCTCTTCAGTATAGTAATTGGATGTAGAATAAGGGGTTAA